The proteins below are encoded in one region of Phaseolus vulgaris cultivar G19833 chromosome 1, P. vulgaris v2.0, whole genome shotgun sequence:
- the LOC137816413 gene encoding probable LRR receptor-like serine/threonine-protein kinase At2g16250 has product MGMGAIAESVVSVLLLMFGLTMGMGLSSRPEWVALRELRSSLGIRAKYWPIKAEPCRNWTGVQCRKGRVVGLNLSGLRRTRLGSVNPSFEVGSLVNLTLLESFNASGFVLNGSIPEWLGGRLRVLDVLDLRFCSITGWIPYSIGKLSVLKVLVLSGNFLTGRMPSTLGNLTRLSVLDLSANSLSGYVPASVSKLGNLTRLDLSGNYFSGSVPPELGALSSLQKLNLSGNSFTGSIPSQLGNLFELVEVDLSMNFLSGSFPGDLFFSRLLALEVLILRGNSFDGVLHDNLRLTPRLSFLDVSSNNLTGTLPNFTSWNVSSAGAVFNLSNNLFYGDLNTSLYMFKTIDLSSNYLEGEVQGGGNVILDRNCLQMAPNQRNLEECKEFYVARNLTSAFLESKSRSSRRVVFILVGIFGGLAFIAVLTLVLVLVLKQRHNRRSLEVQRGTKEEGPVQEGESPIPPKDADFVTGVGEAFSSEKIIHLTGNFAEANIIKHGHSGVLFLGVMEGGATVVVKRIDLSLFKRESYIVELGLLSKVSHARFVPILGHCLDNENEKCIVYKYMPNRDLATSLHRVNESDGKLQSLDWITRLKIAIGAAEGLAYLHECSPPLVHRDVQSSSILLDDKFEVRLGSLSQVTAQGDLQQGVISRVFSKPPPSSEGDPGKSSVTCTYDVYCFGKILLELITGNIEVSKSDDGTSKEWLDQTLPYITLYDKERVTKIVDPQLIVDEDLLEEVWAMAIVAHACLNPKPSKRPPMRHVLKALENPLKIVREENVSSARLRTNSSRKSWSTAFFGSWRHSSSDSVVAITHTNKESTSDTKKSRVGSQSSGNDHSSSNKRSSNEIFPEPLDMQDVESGGAR; this is encoded by the exons ATGGGAATGGGGGCAATTGCAGAGAGTGTGGTTTCAGTGTTGTTGTTAATGTTTGGGTTAACAATGGGAATGGGTTTGAGTTCGAGACCGGAATGGGTCGCGTTAAGGGAGCTTCGATCGTCGTTGGGGATTAGGGCAAAGTATTGGCCCATAAAAGCAGAACCGTGCAGGAACTGGACCGGAGTTCAGTGCCGGAAAGGTCGAGTTGTGGGTTTAAACTTGTCCGGTTTGAGGAGAACCCGGTTGGGTAGCGTTAACCCAAGTTTTGAAGTGGGTTCTCTTGTGAATTTGACACTGTTAGAATCGTTTAATGCTTCTGGGTTTGTGCTTAATGGGTCTATTCCTGAGTGGTTGGGTGGGAGACTGAGGGTGTTGGATGTTCTTGACCTTAGGTTTTGTTCTATAACGGGTTGGATTCCTTATTCAATTGGGAAGTTGAGTGTGTTGAAGGTTTTGGTGCTTTCAGGGAATTTTCTCACTGGTAGAATGCCTTCAACGCTTGGGAACCTCACAAGGTTGTCTGTTCTTGATCTCTCTGCTAACTCTCTTTCAGGCTATGTGCCTGCTTCTGTGTCTAAACTTGGGAATCTCACAAGGCTTGATCTTTCTGGCAATTATTTTTCTGGGTCTGTTCCACCTGAACTGGGTGCACTTTCGAGTCTTCAAAAGTTGAACCTTTCTGGGAATTCTTTTACTGGGTCGATTCCCTCTCAACTGGGTAACCTTTTTGAGTTGGTTGAGGTTGATCTTAGTATGAATTTTCTGTCGGGTTCGTTTCCAGGTGATTTGTTTTTCTCTCGGCTCTTGGCCCTCGAGGTTCTCATTCTCAGAGGGAATTCGTTTGATGGCGTTCTTCATGATAATCTTAGGCTAACGCCCAGGTTGAGCTTTCTTGATGTGTCCAGTAACAACCTCACTGGGACACTGCCAAATTTCACAAGTTGGAATGTTAGCTCTGCTGGTGCTGTGTTCAATTTGTCAAACAATTTGTTCTATGGAGATCTGAACACTTCACTGTACATGTTTAAAACAATTGATTTGTCAAGTAATTATTTGGAAGGTGAGGTGCAAGGTGGTGGTAACGTTATTCTAGATAGAAATTGCCTACAGATGGCTCCAAACCAGAGGAATTTGGAAGAGTGTAAAGAATTTTATGTTGCAAGAAATTTAACCTCTGCATTCCTAGAATCTAAGTCCAGGAGCAGCAGAAGGGTGGTATTCATACTGGTAGGAATATTTGGGGGGCTTGCCTTTATTGCTGTGCTGACATTGGTCCTCGTGCTGGTTCTAAAACAACGTCACAATCGTAGAAGCTTGGAAGTTCAAAGGGGGACCAAAGAAGAGGGACCTGTTCAGGAAGGGGAAAGCCCTATACCTCCTAAGGATGCTGATTTTGTGACTGGCGTGGGAGAAGCATTTAGTTCTGAGAAAATTATCCATTTAACTGGCAATTTTGCTGAAGCGAATATCATAAAGCATGGCCATTCTGGGGTCCTCTTCTTGGGAGTCATGGAAGGTGGAGCAACTGTGGTTGTCAAAAGGATAGATTTGAGTTTATTTAAGAGAGAATCATACATCGTGGAATTGGGACTATTAAGTAAGGTTTCACATGCAAGATTTGTCCCAATCCTGGGCCACTGCTTGGACAATGAGAATGAGAAATGTATAGTTTACAAGTACATGCCAAATAGAGATTTGGCTACTTCTTTGCACAGAGTCAACGAGTCAGATGGTAAATTGCAGTCCCTGGATTGGATCACGAGATTGAAAATTGCAATAGGAGCTGCTGAAGGCCTAGCTTACCTACATGAGTGCAGCCCTCCCCTTGTCCACAG GGATGTCCAATCTAGCAGTATACTTCTTGATGATAAATTTGAAGTGCGACTTGGAAGTTTGAGCCAGGTTACCGCCCAAGGAGATCTTCAACAGGGAGTCATCTCAAGGGTTTTCAGCAAGCCACC ACCTTCTAGTGAAGGCGATCCTG GTAAATCATCAGTGACATGCACCTACGACGTGTACTGTTTCGGGAAGATTTTACTGGAACTCATCACCGGTAACATTGAAGTGAGCAAGTCAGATGATGGCACTTCAAAAGAGTGGTTAGATCAAACCTTGCCTTACATCACTCTGTATGATAAAGAACGAGtgactaagattgttgatccaCAATTGATTGTGGATGAGGACCTATTGGAAGAAGTATGGGCCATGGCAATTGTGGCTCATGCATGCTTGAATCCCAAGCCTTCCAAACGTCCTCCCATGAGACATGTCCTGAAAGCATTGGAAAATCCATTGAAGATTGTGAGAGAAGAAAATGTTAGCTCAGCAAGGTTGAGAACAAACTCTTCTAGGAAATCTTGGAGCACTGCATTCTTTGGTAGCTGGAGACACAGCTCATCAGACAGTGTTGTGGCCATAACACATACAAACAAAGAGAGTACCAGTGACACTAAAAAATCAAGAGTAGGTTCTCAAAGCAGTGGAAATGATCACTCATCTTCCAATAAAAGGTCATCCAATGAAATTTTCCCTGAACCATTGGACATGCAAGATGTGGAGAGTGGAGGGGCAAGATAA